A region of Methanobrevibacter wolinii SH DNA encodes the following proteins:
- the uvrC gene encoding excinuclease ABC subunit UvrC, giving the protein MATKVKSPDNLPLKPGVYIMKDVNDNVIYVGKSKSLRKRVKSYFKDKKDRPKTYVLMQHFNSLEYIVTNSEKEALILEANLIKKYMPKYNIRLKDDKKYPYVKITNEDFPRLILTRNISKNGTYYGPFTDVKSVRSTVKFLKQLFKIRTCKHMDGPCLNYQIDLCYAPCDGRISKEEYHEIIEKIDLFFQGRYNDILKNLKNEMKEASQNMEFEKAAVLRDQIKSIEEVMVKQFVDELDDDLDQDVIASSENKDTTIIVVLSIRKGKIISKDDYLMDNTKNQDISEVLYSFIQQYYGINRHIPKELIIEDNIKDKELIIEWLSDLRGNKVKITNPQKGRKLRLIRMARGNAEIIKKQKEKVNNSLIELQNYLKLKNVPHVIEGYDVSNISGTLQVGSKVSFFDGKPNKKQYRRFKLETPGPNDYGMMRELLTRRFESLVGEEDYKKPDLVLIDGGKGQLHIAVEVLNELGLDDIPVIGLAKEFEEVFVPQSNKPIIIPHNKESLHILQRVRDEAHRFGVTYHRKLRSRKLTESELDHIQGIGKKRKLSLLRDFGDIEGISKASVDELSDIEGMNKKAAENVYNYFHN; this is encoded by the coding sequence ATGGCAACAAAAGTAAAATCTCCAGATAATTTACCTCTTAAACCAGGTGTTTACATTATGAAAGATGTAAACGATAATGTAATATATGTAGGTAAATCTAAATCTTTAAGAAAAAGAGTAAAATCTTATTTTAAAGATAAAAAAGATAGACCAAAAACTTATGTTTTAATGCAACACTTTAATTCCTTAGAATATATTGTAACTAATTCTGAAAAAGAAGCTTTAATCTTAGAGGCAAATTTAATTAAAAAATATATGCCAAAATATAATATTCGCCTTAAAGATGATAAAAAATATCCATATGTTAAAATAACAAATGAAGATTTTCCAAGATTAATATTAACACGTAATATATCTAAAAATGGAACATATTATGGACCTTTTACAGATGTTAAATCTGTACGTTCTACTGTAAAATTCTTAAAACAATTATTTAAAATTAGAACTTGTAAACATATGGATGGACCTTGCTTAAATTACCAAATTGATTTATGTTATGCACCCTGTGATGGTAGAATAAGTAAAGAAGAATATCATGAAATTATTGAAAAAATTGATTTATTTTTTCAAGGAAGATATAATGATATATTAAAGAATCTTAAAAATGAGATGAAAGAAGCAAGCCAAAATATGGAATTTGAAAAAGCAGCCGTACTAAGAGATCAAATCAAATCAATTGAAGAGGTTATGGTTAAACAATTTGTTGATGAATTAGATGATGATCTTGATCAAGATGTAATTGCTTCATCAGAAAATAAAGACACAACAATAATTGTTGTTTTATCAATTAGAAAAGGAAAAATTATATCTAAAGATGATTATTTAATGGATAATACTAAAAATCAAGATATTTCTGAAGTATTATATAGTTTTATACAACAATACTATGGTATTAATCGCCATATACCTAAAGAGTTAATAATTGAAGATAATATTAAAGACAAAGAATTAATTATTGAATGGTTAAGTGATTTAAGAGGAAATAAGGTTAAAATTACAAATCCTCAAAAAGGTAGAAAATTACGTCTTATTCGTATGGCTAGAGGAAATGCTGAAATTATTAAAAAACAAAAAGAAAAAGTTAATAATTCACTTATAGAACTTCAAAATTACCTTAAACTTAAAAATGTTCCACATGTTATTGAAGGATATGATGTAAGTAATATTTCTGGTACATTACAAGTAGGTTCTAAAGTTAGTTTCTTTGATGGAAAACCAAATAAAAAACAATATAGAAGGTTTAAATTAGAAACTCCTGGACCTAATGATTATGGTATGATGAGAGAATTACTTACAAGAAGATTTGAGTCATTAGTTGGTGAAGAAGATTATAAAAAACCTGATTTAGTACTTATTGATGGTGGTAAAGGACAATTACATATTGCAGTTGAAGTATTAAATGAATTAGGTTTAGATGATATACCAGTAATTGGCCTTGCTAAAGAATTCGAAGAAGTCTTTGTTCCACAATCTAATAAACCTATTATTATCCCACATAATAAAGAATCATTACATATTCTTCAAAGAGTAAGAGACGAAGCACATAGATTTGGTGTTACTTATCATAGAAAATTACGTTCAAGAAAACTTACTGAATCTGAACTTGATCATATACAAGGAATTGGTAAAAAACGTAAATTATCTCTTCTGCGTGATTTTGGAGATATTGAGGGTATATCTAAAGCAAGTGTTGATGAACTTAGTGATATTGAAGGAATGAATAAAAAAGCTGCTGAAAATGTTTATAATTATTTTCACAACTAA